The genomic segment CAGTCGATATAGCCAGAAGATATGCTCATACTTTAGGAACGATTGCCTGGATAGCTACTGGCGTTTCAAGTTTTTTATGACAATCTATATTCCTCCGCGCGAGATGAGTTTATAATGACTAAGGCACAATAAAAAACTGTTCCAAGTGAATACATGAATCTCGGTGATCGGCTACcaacaatttcattttattttttgttattagcATAACATTATGTGTGTCAATTTAGTAAACCATTAACAAATACGCTGGTTCAAATGCGCTCGCCGACCTAGTAACACCGCATCGTGAAGTACCACAGCAGCAACAATTTAGCTACGattgcaaataaatattactGGTACGTGTGTTGGCTGGTAAATTTAGTCAGGTGTCCTATCAggaatattattggacacgaaatgtacatatggatcgtttagttgttatgttattattattcttGTTACGATTTTAATTATTACTCATTACTTTTGTCTTCAAGCATAACAAAATAGGATGGTAAATCCTTTGTTCTCGGAGAATAGCTTTGTCTTTTTACAACTGACTGATTGAATTTCTCGGTGataattgcgatatattacATTTGTTTTGTATTCAATGTTAAGAGTCGGATTTGCCTTTATCTTAGGTATGTTTCACCACATGTTCCGCACGAAGTATTCTACCTTCTTTGTATTTTGCAAAGTTTCATCCAATATTATGCTTTTCGCCAGAGCTCAGTGAATTATATAAGAACAAAATTTGTGAGTATGCTGGTATTGACAGTGACAGGAACTTTAGCAGCCATGTTAGCGCTCATTAGTTACTTCAAGTTGAAGTCTATGAGACTCGTCGACAGAGTAAAATTACGTAAGTGTTTTATTGATAATACAACAGTGCTAACATCGCTCTCAAAAAGTTAATCATAAATTTCAATAATTGTCCTATACCGTCAAACTTTACATAAGATACTTTACCTTTTTAATGATAtctattttgataatattactTTTAGCAAATAGTCAAAGCCCTTCTTCTTTCCTATTTTTATTGATTTCCGGACAGGCCTTATACCTATTGATCGTTTTACAAAATTGCTGTTGATCTGATTGGAGTAAGTTCAGAGTGTCAGTACTTAAATATGGAAAATACTAACTAAAtaaatgacttttttttaaagttcTTTGTGTCCTACGGGGCCATATATTTCACCTTAACTTTTcatggtttttatatttcacggGCTACTTCCTGTCTTGTATTTAAGAAATGGCGATACATACAAAGCTGAGGATTCCACAATTACTTCAAATAACCGGACTAGATACACGGATGAAGCCTAAACTAACCCAATTCACGGCTTCGaatggttttaaaattttactgcCTGCATCGTTTACTGTTGCAGTTAATGAAGTTTTGAAATTCAAAGTAAGAGAAGACGACGTTTTCATCGTTACTTATCCCAAGGCAGGTGAGGAAGAAAAGTAAGATAACAGCATCGCGTGATTTAATAACAACAAATCACAAAACTGGACATGCCTAATTATCAAGTAGCAATAGGACCAAATATTCCACCCCAAACTCTGGCGTTTTTTATTGTTAACGGGTATATGACATTcgatacaaatattttataaattaccAGAAATTTTACTGGCATTGTGATTGTCATTTGACTTCTTgtcgatatatttgagcatttcttgTTTGTCGAacacgaagtggacctataGATCCTTTTGTTGACATTGctgtttattttgttgttgtaataAAAAATGCTTTTCTCCTCAATTACTCTaccaattgctttcaaatttacagtggttgaagattgttgttgtcgctagaatgctattacttttagttaattcaaatatttctgtggtCTCTACGGGATTTGTTTTTGCTATAGATTCTTTTGTTGTCgttagaatttattttttttttgtaatgaaaaaattgtcTTTCTCTTTAATTATTTGACCAATTGCTTTCGAATATTTCTGTGGTGTCTacgggattcgtttttttgtgcgtGACgacatgataaaaaattaaaaatggcgcACCTCCAGGCGAAGACGTACTACTTggttttggtcttcgtgtccatatatttgaacattgcttTCTTGTTGTTATAGTATTCGAACTTATTCCACATAAATTCATAAAGTTTATACGTATTGGCATTAGCTATGggtaatttttgtattttgcaggaACGACTTGGACGCAAGAAATTGTGTGGTTGATATGCAATGATGGAAATATAGAAGGAGCAAATAAACAATTGCTTACATTGAGAAGTCCGTTTCTGGAGATAGTGGATTGTCACCTTCGCAATGGAATTCAATCTTTAGAAAATTGGTCAAAAAGTAGCCAAAGGTATAATTCCTTTATTAGTTGATTCACTCGATTCTAATGATGAATCTAAAACAAACGAATACAATCAAATTGTGGAAATTGTATCACTGTCACTTTCCATGTAAATTTCGACAGTGAATAGTTTTAGTGAAATAAGGATAATTATGATGCTCTCTCTCTGTATCGCATTTAATGCACTACCAAAGGGTAAGATGTGCACTCGATTCATATACGGCCAAACTGACAATTTGTAacctttattatatttttgttatttaaaaaatagccggtgattttttattacattatgAGATAATAAACAATTTCTCATTACTTATCAACGACTTGCCCACGGCGTGAAAAAACACAGCTTAGTTTTAATGTACTGTTCAATAACGCAATTAATCATTTTATTCTGCTTCAATTAGTTAAATAATATACAGCAAATAAATATGTCACAAGAACTTTAATTTACAGAGTGATAAAGACTCATCTTCCGTACGAACTGCTACCAGAAGACATTAGGAAGGGGAAGAAATGCAAAATTATTTATGTAGCAAGAAATCCAAAGGACCTATGCGTTTCATATTATCATTTTCATCGCTTGGCCAAAAGAATGCCAGACCCTGGAACGTGGCCAGAATTCTTCACAAATTTCTGCTCACGCAAAGTAGGATTTGGAGATTGGTTTGACCATACGCTGAAATTTTGGGAGGTTGGtttgtaattaatttttttggaaattattaTCTAATAATCAATTTAGCTTAGGGGATTTTAACCTTTTTGACAGAGCGGAAACCcagaaaaaagtttattttaaacTAAATACTCACGTTGCTGATTCATGTTTTAGAAATATCAAGAAGACAAGGAAAGAATATATTTCGTAACTTACGAGGATTTGAAGAAAGATCTTAG from the Styela clava chromosome 5, kaStyClav1.hap1.2, whole genome shotgun sequence genome contains:
- the LOC120345077 gene encoding sulfotransferase 1C4-like gives rise to the protein MLVLTVTGTLAAMLALISYFKLKSMRLVDRVKLQMAIHTKLRIPQLLQITGLDTRMKPKLTQFTASNGFKILLPASFTVAVNEVLKFKVREDDVFIVTYPKAGTTWTQEIVWLICNDGNIEGANKQLLTLRSPFLEIVDCHLRNGIQSLENWSKSSQRVIKTHLPYELLPEDIRKGKKCKIIYVARNPKDLCVSYYHFHRLAKRMPDPGTWPEFFTNFCSRKVGFGDWFDHTLKFWEKYQEDKERIYFVTYEDLKKDLRKVVESISKFLEKKFSEQQLDAISEHCTFDSMSKNKSINMSSHPNFMDLTKSKFMRKGQVGDWKNHFTINQSLAFDELYQEKIKGTRFNIFFGN